In the genome of Monodelphis domestica isolate mMonDom1 chromosome 2, mMonDom1.pri, whole genome shotgun sequence, one region contains:
- the RPS12 gene encoding 40S ribosomal protein S12, whose amino-acid sequence MAEEGIAAGGVMDVNTALQEVLKTALIHDGLARGIREAAKALDKRQAHLCVLASNCDEPMYVKLVEALCAEHQINLIKVDDNKKLGEWVGLCKIDREGKPRKVVGCSCVVVKDYGKESQAKDVIEEYFKCKK is encoded by the exons ATGGCCGAGGAAGG CATTGCTGCTGGAGGTGTAATGGACGTTAACACCGCTCTACAAGAAGTGCTGAAGACCGCACTTATCCACGATGGCCTAGCTCGTGGAATTCGTGAAGCTGCCAAAGCCTTGGACAA ACGCCAAGCCCATCTTTGTGTTCTTGCTTCCAACTGTGATGAACCTATGTATGTTAAATTGGTTGAGGCCTTGTGTGCTGAGCACCAAATCAACTTGATCAAg GTTGATGACAACAAGAAGCTGGGTGAATGGGTAGGCCTCTGTAAaattgacagagaaggaaagccTCGTAAGGTGGTTGGCTGCAGTTGCGTTGTTGTTAAG gACTATGGCAAGGAATCTCAGGCCAAAGACGTCAtcgaagaatattttaaatgcaagaaatga